One genomic segment of Actinoplanes ianthinogenes includes these proteins:
- a CDS encoding alkaline phosphatase D family protein yields the protein MTVLPDAPVDRRTVLLAGLSAGAGAVAVAALPSAATAADAVFQHGVASGDPLPGGILLWTRVTPTPESAPASGLGPRVDVTWQIATDAGFGAVVAAGTVSTGPERDHTVKVDVGGLSPATTYWYRFGLNGAWSPTGRTMTAPAATDAIARLRAGVVSCANWEAGWFAAYRHLAERGDLNLVIHLGDYIYEYGTGEFDAGGKVVRKTAPEHETLTLADYRIRHALYKTDPDLKALHASVPWIITWDDHEVANDMWSGGAENHTPGTEGDFAARVAASRQAYAEWMPVRLAADGHIYRRLRYGDLFELSMLDLRTYRSQQVSGTGVDDEDRTIAGADQLSWLTDGLVGSTALWKLVGNPVMISRLDVLTLPAWLLGPLGKLIGVPQNGVVLNADQWDGYNADRERLVDTLRAHRTRDVVFLTGDIHTSWANELTTRDTGIADPAAAEFVVPSVTSDNINDFLGTSAGGPLSLLAASLIKATNPHVKWVETDGHGYGVLEVTRSRCRMDWYHLADRTKKDTAARWVQGWSVGRGSSKIRRERSAL from the coding sequence ATGACTGTCCTCCCAGACGCGCCGGTCGACCGGCGTACCGTCCTGCTCGCCGGTTTGTCCGCCGGCGCCGGCGCGGTCGCCGTCGCCGCACTGCCCTCGGCCGCCACCGCGGCCGACGCCGTCTTCCAGCACGGGGTCGCCTCCGGCGATCCCCTTCCCGGCGGCATCCTGCTGTGGACCCGGGTCACTCCCACCCCCGAGTCGGCGCCGGCCTCCGGCCTCGGCCCGCGGGTCGACGTCACCTGGCAGATCGCCACCGACGCCGGCTTTGGCGCCGTCGTGGCGGCCGGCACGGTCAGCACCGGACCGGAGCGCGACCACACGGTCAAGGTGGACGTCGGCGGGCTGAGCCCGGCCACCACGTACTGGTACCGCTTCGGGCTGAACGGCGCCTGGTCGCCGACCGGCCGCACGATGACCGCCCCGGCCGCCACCGACGCCATCGCCCGGCTCCGGGCCGGCGTGGTGAGCTGCGCCAACTGGGAGGCCGGCTGGTTCGCGGCGTACCGGCACCTGGCCGAGCGCGGCGACCTCAACCTGGTGATCCACCTGGGCGACTACATCTACGAGTACGGCACCGGCGAGTTCGACGCCGGCGGCAAGGTGGTCCGCAAGACCGCCCCGGAGCACGAGACGCTGACGCTGGCCGATTACCGGATCCGGCACGCGCTCTACAAGACCGATCCTGATCTGAAGGCTCTGCACGCCTCGGTGCCGTGGATCATCACGTGGGACGACCACGAGGTGGCCAACGACATGTGGAGCGGGGGAGCGGAGAACCACACGCCGGGCACCGAGGGCGACTTCGCGGCACGGGTCGCGGCGTCCCGGCAGGCGTACGCCGAGTGGATGCCGGTGCGGCTGGCCGCCGACGGGCACATCTACCGCCGGCTGCGGTACGGCGACCTGTTCGAGCTCTCCATGCTGGACCTGCGGACGTATCGCTCGCAGCAGGTGAGCGGCACCGGCGTCGACGACGAGGACCGGACGATCGCGGGCGCGGACCAGCTGTCCTGGCTCACCGACGGCCTGGTCGGCTCGACCGCGCTCTGGAAGCTCGTCGGCAACCCGGTGATGATCTCCCGGCTGGACGTGCTGACCCTGCCGGCCTGGCTGCTCGGCCCGCTCGGCAAGCTGATCGGCGTCCCGCAGAACGGCGTGGTGCTCAACGCCGACCAGTGGGACGGCTACAACGCCGACCGCGAGCGCCTGGTCGACACGCTGCGCGCGCACCGGACCAGGGACGTCGTCTTCCTCACCGGTGACATCCACACGAGCTGGGCCAACGAGCTGACCACCAGGGACACCGGCATCGCCGACCCGGCCGCCGCCGAGTTCGTCGTCCCGTCGGTGACCAGCGACAACATCAACGACTTCCTGGGCACGTCGGCCGGCGGCCCGCTCAGCCTGCTGGCCGCGAGCCTGATCAAGGCGACCAATCCGCACGTGAAGTGGGTGGAGACCGACGGGCACGGCTACGGCGTGCTGGAGGTGACCCGGTCCCGCTGCCGGATGGACTGGTACCACCTGGCCGACCGCACCAAGAAGGACACCGCCGCCCGGTGGGTGCAGGGCTGGTCGGTCGGCCGCGGCTCGTCGAAGATCCGCAGGGAAAGATCGGCGCTCTAG
- a CDS encoding STAS domain-containing protein: MGEVRCVIHRSPGKAASTVFLHLAGCFDRRSGNELRRELRQAFDRARGARIVVDVAGVDLIGSECIEVLLVGYTRALRGGHGYEVVNAEGHVQQALEATGLCPRPFVPAVEAELAALG, from the coding sequence ATGGGCGAAGTGCGCTGTGTGATCCACCGTTCTCCGGGCAAGGCCGCGTCGACCGTCTTCCTGCACCTGGCGGGCTGTTTCGACCGGAGGTCCGGCAACGAGCTGCGCCGGGAGCTGCGACAGGCCTTCGACCGGGCGCGCGGCGCCCGGATCGTCGTCGACGTGGCCGGAGTCGACCTGATCGGCAGCGAGTGCATCGAGGTGCTCCTGGTCGGTTACACCCGCGCGCTGCGCGGCGGCCACGGCTACGAGGTGGTCAACGCCGAGGGGCACGTCCAGCAGGCGCTGGAGGCGACCGGCCTGTGTCCGCGCCCCTTCGTCCCGGCCGTCGAGGCGGAGCTGGCCGCGCTCGGCTGA